The proteins below are encoded in one region of Styela clava chromosome 4, kaStyClav1.hap1.2, whole genome shotgun sequence:
- the LOC144421899 gene encoding uncharacterized protein LOC144421899 isoform X2 produces MYCFKIAFLWVVFTLARCEDSLDIFDGNYLSPTVPDSPEARYNYLDANYKSMKDFFSEMTRLVEAMQSEGSGGLTLIQYNDQGVHQHLSRVPELSLIHQRQGDCWESHKKYKILMHDAL; encoded by the exons ATGTATTGTTTCAAAATAGCATTCTTATGGGTCGTTTTCACACTTGCCAGATGCGAAGACAGTTTGGACATTTTCGATGGTAATTACCTGTCTCCAACAGTACCTGACTCGCCCGAAGCCAGATACAACTATCTAGACGCAAATTATAAGTCTATGAAAGACTTCTTCAGCGAAATGACAAGATTAGTTGAAGCCATGCAAAGCGAAGGATCGGGAGGTTTGACTTTAATTCAATACAATGATCAG gGGGTTCATCAACATTTGTCACGA GTTCCGGAGTTGAGCTTGATCCATCAACGCCAG gGGGATTGTTGGGAATCTCACaagaaatacaaaatattgatg CACGACGCACTCTAA
- the LOC144421899 gene encoding uncharacterized protein LOC144421899 isoform X1, whose amino-acid sequence MYCFKIAFLWVVFTLARCEDSLDIFDGNYLSPTVPDSPEARYNYLDANYKSMKDFFSEMTRLVEAMQSEGSGGGSSTFVTSSGVELDPSTPGGLLGISQEIQNIDARRTLTDNSIRNILNVEKKLFGITK is encoded by the exons ATGTATTGTTTCAAAATAGCATTCTTATGGGTCGTTTTCACACTTGCCAGATGCGAAGACAGTTTGGACATTTTCGATGGTAATTACCTGTCTCCAACAGTACCTGACTCGCCCGAAGCCAGATACAACTATCTAGACGCAAATTATAAGTCTATGAAAGACTTCTTCAGCGAAATGACAAGATTAGTTGAAGCCATGCAAAGCGAAGGATCGGGAG gGGGTTCATCAACATTTGTCACGA GTTCCGGAGTTGAGCTTGATCCATCAACGCCAG gGGGATTGTTGGGAATCTCACaagaaatacaaaatattgatg CACGACGCACTCTAACGGACAACTCGATTAGGAACATACTGAATGTTGAGAAGAAACTGTTTGGAATTACAAAATAA